The following nucleotide sequence is from Pochonia chlamydosporia 170 chromosome 4, whole genome shotgun sequence.
ATGCCACCGAGAGCTCAAGCCTACATGCTTTGTGAAACCATCGGGATATGGAGTCATTGGCTGCTCCTCTATGCTACGTGGTCATGCAGAACTTATTACTTCTCTGTGCATGACCACCACTTCAGCTCTCATGACCCCTCAGTTCTCAAACTTCTTGTAGTAATAAGTCGCCGAAGACTTAACTCACATCGTGTTCTGATTCAGAAACTTGTACTTGATATTCGTGTTCCGCCTTAAGCGTTTTAACACAGGGTTGAATATCTTATCACAAGTGCACTTGGCTGCCAGCTTCAGCAATGAATTGTAAGTCACAAACCAAACTATAGGCGGCCCGGCATGCTCGGCGACTTTTATTGCCTTACATTGCTTTTGACGCTTATTGGGCAACTTCTTTTGCAATGTGTACTGAAGATACTCTTGTATAGCCAGCGATGCGTCTGAAAAGCGGGCAAGTTCATTGTCCGATGTTGAAAATCCGCGGCCTGACCAGCCCAAGAGCTACAAAGAGAAGTATGCCGTTATCTCCGCAATTTAGCTATTTGCAATGAACATTCTCATATTGACGGCTCCCTGGCTATATCAAGATCCAAGTACAAATTCGGTGACCCGTTAGCCGCAGGTTAGCAAGGGACTGTTGTTAAGGCATATGGTCCGTCGGGTCAGGTGGCTATTAGAGTGATTTCAAAAAAGAACTTCAAAGCCATCGACGACAAAGTCTACGAAGAGCTTGAAACCCTGCAACGTTTAAGACACCCTAATATTGTCCAAATTGAGGAGTGGTTCGAGTCCATAGTAAGACCTGATGATACAAAAATGTGTGGGCTGTGATGGATGTTCTCGCTGACACTTTGTTGCATTCAAAGGATACGTTCTATGTTGTTGCAGAGTCTGCGTACGGCTACGAGCTGGTCGAACAGCTTTTGCAACAAAATGAGTTTGCAGAAAAGAATGTCTGTGAGATAATTAAGCAGGTAATAAATGCCGTTGACTATCTTCACAGTTACGATATTGTTCATGGAGGTGCGTAGATTCAGCTGCGGATGGGGTCGGAGGTGAGTGAGCACAGAGGAACGACACTGACGGTGCCTCATCTACTAGATATCAGGCTGGAAAACCTTTTCTATCAGAGACGAAACTCTAAGTTTTATGTCGTTCTTGCCAATTTTGGCCTCGTACAGACAATGAATGTCGAGGAACTTGCCTGCAAGCCAATTGGCCCGTCATTTAACTACCCGGCACCTGAAGTGTTTGAACAGAAGGCGCCAGACAAACCTACGGACCTGTGGTCTACAGGAATCATTACCCATATTCTTCTTTGCGGGTACGCGCCCTTCTGCAGTGACAATCTCCCCGATCTGCTACGATATTATAAAGCGTCGCGGCTGTGGAACCGCTCGGAGCATCGGGAGGATATCAGTCCACATGGACTAGACTTCGTCTTCCGACTCTTCGAGTTCGACCCCGAGAGGCGTCTGACCAGCAGGGTAAGCCAGACAGCTAGCTACTAAGCACTGTACTGATTGAAACCTCAAAACATTTAGCAAGTCAAAGATGAGTCCTGGTTGAGCGGCAATAGCGCAACAAACAACGACCTGCATCCCAAATTGGAAGTCTACCTAGATAACCGACTTGCCTGCGATGTCGGTCTGTGGAACGAAATTGCGAACCACGAGGAAGACTTTACCGAATTCGATTTAATCAAGTTGAGCCTCAGGGACAATTCCTCCGGTGTAGGACGCGTCTCAAGATCTTCGTCGCCAGAAATTTCGGCATTGCGAGACTAAGTAGAGGAGAAAAGCGCGCTGCGAGTACCAGGGAGGCTAGGAGAAGACAGTCGGGTGCTATCGAGTTCATCCAAATCGTTCTCCGAGGTCTCAAAAGATACGCAGTGCTGGGGTTTATCATCATTAATTTTGAGTGACGATGTGAAGATCAACCGTCCACCGGACCTCCTGGGCCATCATGAGTCAAAGAATTTGGGTAGAGGCAATCAGCCACTCGCGACCATTGTGCACCCAGCTCCAGGAAGCATCGCGGAAGCTTTGACGTATGAAAATGCAGATGATCTCgcaatcttcttgacagAAAGATTTAGCGAATCCGCACACGGCGAGTATGCCTGGATAGCAGAGCTCAAGGACATAGGATATACGCATACGGAGATTGCGGAGCTGCTCTACGAGAGAGTTCACGACTCGCCTTGGATTTACTTTGAACCCTCATATTTCCCATCTATGAGGACCCTACAAAATCACCATTTAGACGACTGCGCTCATCAGCTCCTCAATCCCTCTTCCTCAGGGAAGCTCACCTTGCTGGAAGATCAGGATAGGAACGTCCTGCTAGCGATCGAAGAATTATGCGGTTTGGGTGGCATATGTCCGTTCACACGGGACAAGACCATCTGGAACGGATCAGCCGAATTTGAGGAAGAAAATTCGGCCGTTTTTCTCAGACATCGACTCTCACCATCCGAGTTAGACGCCGCCCACCCAGATACTGCCCCTTTGCTTCTCAGAGTGGCCGACAGATTCCTATCGGCCGTTCGGATAGTCCAGGATGCCAAGTTCTGCTGCGACTCATTTACTATATTGAAAATTTACGGAACATCTAAGGTCAAGCTGTCACAAATCAAGTTTCAGCTGGCAGAACAGATGTTGGTTTGCCTTGATAAGCTTTGTGTCCCAGCCACAGCGCTTCAAAAGTATCAAATCAGGCTTCGCCTGAGGCGATTGTCCCAAGAGATCATCGATTTCGCCACTGAACAAATCCTCGACCCAGGAAGAGATAATGTTTGTCACATGGCGTCGTTGGCGCTGCAGGTTCTTTGTGTCGGCTTCCTATCCTACGCACAAGCCCATATCGGAATGTTGAAGCCAATTTTTGTCGACACACCACTAAAACGTATCAGACTTCTGGGAACGGCGTCATCGAGCAGTCCGTTAAATTGTATTGAAGCAAATCTTGTTGACCTGACTTgtcttggtggtttgtgTCAGGGTCCGGTGCTTGCATTTGAGCATGGGTGGCGCATCTCACACCATCGTCTCGAGAAATTCGATGTGCTTGCCCGTCCCGACGACATTTTAGACACATGGGGTCCTGGTGAGCTCATATTTCGGCAAAATGAGACCTCACCATTGGGAATCAAAATAGGCGGAGGATATATCAGCCATCCACCAACAATACCACACGACAAATACCACTGGGATCGCTTCTTAAGCATGCCTAACTGGTCATCTTCGCCAGAGAGTCTGAAGTTTGGAAGAGAAATCCTCATTGGAGGCTTGGTAACATGCAACAACCGCTGCAGCAACGACGAAAAACTCTGCTGGACAGGATCTTTGAGAGATTTTGAAGAACTAGGCACATATCGAGGATATCTCGAATCCACCGAATATCAGCTTGGGTTCCAGAGTGGAGTGGACCACTTCAACATCACTGGCACCAAGGTTTGGGCCAAGAGACGTGGCAGAACAATCAAAGATAAGAACCTTGAGCGAGACGATGACATGCTCGTGCCATTTCTTGACTTTTACTGGGGAGTCAGAGTCAGTTTCTGCACAGGAGTCGCCCAACGAGTGTTGCTGCGCCAGCTCGTGGCCGGCCTGTTGCCGGCATTTTCGCAGTCCATGATTGGGAGTGGGTTCAGCGATCTCTGGACGGACCTGGAGACAAACCACGGGTT
It contains:
- a CDS encoding WD repeat-containing (similar to Colletotrichum gloeosporioides Nara gc5 XP_007285381.1) — encoded protein: MDVLADTLLHSKDTFYVVAESAYGYELVEQLLQQNEFAEKNVCEIIKQVINAVDYLHSYDIVHGDIRLENLFYQRRNSKFYVVLANFGLVQTMNVEELACKPIGPSFNYPAPEVFEQKAPDKPTDLWSTGIITHILLCGYAPFCSDNLPDLLRYYKASRLWNRSEHREDISPHGLDFVFRLFEFDPERRLTSRQVKDESWLSGNSATNNDLHPKLEVYLDNRLACDVGLWNEIANHEEDFTEFDLIKLSLRDNSSGKSALRVPGRLGEDSRVLSSSSKSFSEVSKDTQCWGLSSLILSDDVKINRPPDLLGHHESKNLGRGNQPLATIVHPAPGSIAEALTYENADDLAIFLTERFSESAHGEYAWIAELKDIGYTHTEIAELLYERVHDSPWIYFEPSYFPSMRTLQNHHLDDCAHQLLNPSSSGKLTLLEDQDRNVLLAIEELCGLGGICPFTRDKTIWNGSAEFEEENSAVFLRHRLSPSELDAAHPDTAPLLLRVADRFLSAVRIVQDAKFCCDSFTILKIYGTSKVKLSQIKFQLAEQMLVCLDKLCVPATALQKYQIRLRLRRLSQEIIDFATEQILDPGRDNVCHMASLALQVLCVGFLSYAQAHIGMLKPIFVDTPLKRIRLLGTASSSSPLNCIEANLVDLTCLGGLCQGPVLAFEHGWRISHHRLEKFDVLARPDDILDTWGPGELIFRQNETSPLGIKIGGGYISHPPTIPHDKYHWDRFLSMPNWSSSPESLKFGREILIGGLVTCNNRCSNDEKLCWTGSLRDFEELGTYRGYLESTEYQLGFQSGVDHFNITGTKVWAKRRGRTIKDKNLERDDDMLVPFLDFYWGVRVSFCTGVAQRVLLRQLVAGLLPAFSQSMIGSGFSDLWTDLETNHGFTQVLRNDAVSIRHWMGSLPEELCRLGLRLVRLILGTLQDTGLSPDGTNFLVAWPHDGMVNRCFRIPLGKDNKWTPMLADSDDCATFAYMSNMCLEAGAITCRGPNPKWEDKIRLLETAVLCPASTEALQHEQTYFFYKLTNNLFWVKCTRESFSRTGETRLYTVVTV